One Coffea arabica cultivar ET-39 chromosome 5e, Coffea Arabica ET-39 HiFi, whole genome shotgun sequence DNA segment encodes these proteins:
- the LOC113743319 gene encoding pathogen-related protein-like — MATDKAVAADKYRSFLHEEGQNFEWRHGGPPIYDSVNKVFEEGRTKEWPKGSLEEVVQNAIKSWEMELSHKTRIQDFRTINPEKFKLIVNGKEGLSGEETLKLGSYNALLKSSMPEEFKYYKAEEESFESSHDAFRSAFPRGFAWEVISVYSGPPVVTFKFRHWGYFEGPFKGHAPTGEMVQFYGLAVMKVDESLRAEDVEVYYDPAELFAGLLKRSDISDSANISAPSGHGCPFHN; from the exons ATGGCCACCGACAAAGCAGTTGCAGCTGATAAGTATAGGTCTTTCTTACACGAAGAAGGACAAAATTTTGAGTGGAGACATGGTGGCCCTCCAATTTACGATTCTGTCAACAAGGTTTTTGAAGAAGGCCGAACCAAG GAATGGCCAAAAGGGTCCCTAGAAGAGGTAGTTCAAAATGCTATAAAGTCGTGGGAGATGGAGCTGTCTCACAAGACTCGTATACAAGATTTCAGGACCATAAATCCTGAGAAATTCAAGCTTATCGTCAATG GAAAAGAGGGATTATCAGGGGAAGAAACACTAAAGCTGGGGAGCTACAATGCGTTGTTAAAGAGTTCAATGCCAGAGGAATTCAAGTACTACAAAGCAGAAGAAGAGAGCTTTGAATCTTCTCATGATGCATTCCGCTCAGCCTTTCCTCGTGGATTTGCATGGGAAGTAATCAGTGTTTATTCCGGACCCCCAGTGGTCACCTTCAAATTCAGGCACTGGGGCTACTTTGAAGGACCTTTCAAAGGCCATGCCCCTACTGGGGAGATGGTCCAGTTCTATGGCCTCGCAGTCATGAAG GTTGATGAATCATTGAGGGCAGAAGACGTGGAAGTTTACTATGATCCTGCGGAGCTATTCGCCGGGTTGCTTAAGCGATCCGATATCTCTGACTCTGCCAACATTTCAGCGCCTTCAGGTCATGGCTGTCCTTTTCACAATTAG